One segment of Carassius auratus strain Wakin unplaced genomic scaffold, ASM336829v1 scaf_tig00216461, whole genome shotgun sequence DNA contains the following:
- the LOC113098253 gene encoding growth hormone secretagogue receptor type 1-like, with protein sequence MEDQHCGDSLFPTSTLIPVTTICILLFIVGITGNTMTILIINRFKDMKTTTNLYLSSMAISDLVIFLSLPFDLYRLWKYVPWVFGELVCRLSHYTNEGCTNATILHITVLSMERYLAICFPFKAKAAITKRRVKYVILALWGFALLSAAPVFFLMGVEYENETIPDPGTRQCKHTRYAIESGLLHTTIWVSTAYFFCPMFCLLFLYGSIGRKLWKSRHELHGPNAAARQKVNRQTVKILAVVVLVFAICWLPYHIGRFLFTHVDDYHSARLSQNFNVASMVLFYLSASINPVLYNLMSNKYRSAVKRLFLLPHRSQHRPNQRHISTCDDITMCSEMFNGVKETTMTEEGLR encoded by the exons ATGGAGGACCAACATTGCGGAGACTCTCTCTTCCCAACCTCCACCCTCATTCCTGTCACCACCATTTGCATCCTACTTTTCATCGTTGGTATAACTGGCAACACCATGACCATCCTCATTATAAACCGCTTCAAGGACATGAAGACCACCACCAACCTGTATCTCTCCAGTATGGCCATCTCAGACCTGGTGATCTTCCTCAGCCTCCCATTCGACCTTTACCGCCTCTGGAAGTATGTACCCTGGGTCTTTGGGGAGCTGGTGTGCCGTCTATCACACTACACCAATGAAGGATGCACCAACGCAACCATCCTTCACATCACAGTGCTCAGCATGGAGCGTTACCTGGCCATCTGCTTCCCTTTCAAAGCCAAGGCTGCCATCACCAAGAGAAGGGTCAAGTATGTCATCCTAGCTCTCTGGGGCTTCGCCCTATTGTCTGCTGCACCagtgttcttcctgatgggcGTGGAGTATGAGAACGAGACAATTCCTGACCCAGGCACTCGGCAGTGCAAGCACACGCGCTATGCCATTGAATCAGGGCTGCTGCACACCACTATCTGGGTGTCGACCGCCTACTTCTTCTGCCCCATGTTCTGCCTGCTCTTTCTGTATGGATCCATCGGTCGAAAGTTGTGGAAGAGTCGTCATGAGCTTCATGGGCCCAATGCAGCAGCCAGACAGAAGGTCAACAGGCAAACCGTCAAGATTCTAG CTGTTGTTGTGTTGGTTTTTGCCATCTGCTGGCTGCCTTACCACATTGGTCGGTTTCTCTTCACACATGTGGATGACTATCACTCTGCCCGCCTAAGTCAGAACTTCAACGTGGCCTCCATGGTGCTCTTCTACCTGAGTGCCTCAATTAACCCCGTCCTTTACAACCTCATGTCCAACAAGTACCGCTCTGCCGTCAAACGCCTCTTTCTGTTGCCTCACAGGAGCCAACATAGACCCAATCAGAGACATATCTCAACCTGTGATGACATCACCATGTGCTCAGAAATGTTCAATGGGGTGAAAGAGACCACGATGACAGAGGAGGGCTTACGGTAA